Proteins found in one Nanoarchaeota archaeon genomic segment:
- a CDS encoding Glu/Leu/Phe/Val dehydrogenase — translation MASENIFEKAFQRLEKAMKYVEISDDARAILSAPKETLSFSIPVRMDSGKIQVFNGYRVHYNDARGPYKGGIRYHPNVSLDEVIALSFWMAFKCAVADIPYGGAKGGVVIDPKKLSRAELERLSRGYIRGVYKFIGVDTDIPAPDVYTNAEIMGWMMDEYAQIYGKQIPGVITGKPIALGGSLGRDDATARGGFIVMKELATILKMEPKITRVAIQGFGNAGAHLARLMHNAGYLIVAISDSKGGIYNKEGLDITVVEAHKEKTGNVQNVHGAKNITNEELLEVECEILAPSALENQLTKNNAAKVKAKVVLELANGPTTPEADEILTKKGVLVVPDILANAGGVTVSYFEWVQNREGYYWTLPEVHERLAKKMTSAFHGIYELSAREKIDMRTAAYVIGLQRLVKAIDARI, via the coding sequence ATGGCATCTGAAAATATTTTCGAAAAAGCATTCCAACGCCTTGAAAAGGCGATGAAATACGTCGAAATCAGCGACGATGCGCGCGCAATTCTGTCCGCGCCAAAAGAAACCTTATCATTCTCAATACCGGTTCGCATGGATTCCGGAAAAATTCAGGTATTCAACGGATACAGAGTTCATTACAATGACGCGCGAGGCCCTTACAAAGGCGGAATACGATACCATCCGAATGTTTCGCTTGATGAAGTCATTGCGCTTTCTTTCTGGATGGCATTCAAATGCGCTGTTGCAGACATTCCTTACGGCGGCGCCAAAGGCGGCGTAGTTATAGACCCGAAAAAGCTTTCGCGGGCAGAGCTTGAGCGCCTGAGCAGAGGGTATATTCGCGGAGTCTATAAATTCATCGGCGTTGATACTGATATTCCCGCGCCCGACGTTTATACCAATGCAGAAATCATGGGCTGGATGATGGATGAATACGCACAGATATATGGAAAGCAGATTCCGGGAGTCATAACCGGAAAGCCAATCGCTCTTGGCGGCTCACTCGGACGCGACGATGCAACAGCAAGAGGCGGATTCATAGTTATGAAAGAACTTGCGACAATTCTTAAAATGGAGCCAAAGATTACGCGAGTAGCAATACAAGGATTCGGCAATGCAGGAGCTCATTTGGCGCGCCTTATGCATAATGCCGGATACCTCATTGTTGCAATAAGTGATTCAAAAGGCGGGATCTATAACAAAGAAGGCCTTGACATAACTGTTGTGGAAGCGCATAAAGAAAAAACTGGCAATGTGCAGAACGTTCATGGTGCAAAAAATATCACAAATGAAGAGCTGCTTGAAGTCGAATGCGAAATACTTGCCCCTTCTGCACTTGAAAATCAATTGACTAAAAACAATGCTGCAAAAGTAAAAGCAAAAGTAGTGCTTGAGCTTGCAAACGGACCCACAACTCCTGAAGCTGACGAAATACTTACGAAAAAAGGCGTTTTGGTTGTTCCCGACATTCTTGCAAATGCAGGCGGTGTAACTGTAAGCTATTTCGAATGGGTGCAGAACCGCGAAGGATATTACTGGACACTTCCCGAAGTGCATGAGCGCCTTGCAAAGAAAATGACGTCTGCATTTCACGGGATTTATGAGCTATCCGCGCGCGAAAAAATCGACATGAGAACTGCGGCGTATGTTATCGGGTTGCAGCGGCTTGTAAAGGCGATTGATGCGAGGATTTAA
- the ppsA gene encoding phosphoenolpyruvate synthase, whose protein sequence is MIQKKNKEIKQDKLILWFSEIRNTDVAVVGGKNASLGEMYSNLTKKGVNIPNGFAVTAQAYKLFLKESGIEKRMREILSDLDVGNLKNLQARGKKVRKTILAAEFPAELKKEIAASYKTLCKEYGPNTDVAVRSSATAEDLPDASFAGQQETYLNIHGVDALLIAAKKCFSSLFTDRAISYRHTKKFGQFAVYLSIGVQKMVRSDLACSGVMFTIDTESGFRDVALVTGSYGLGENIVQGRVDPDQFYVHKPTLRLGKKPIISRVIGSKDVRMIYSNNKSKPTVNVKTSLQDAGKFCITNSEVLNLAKWGCIIEDHYKKPMDIEWAKDGRTGKIFIVQARPETVQSRRDVNVLEKYSLLQKGKILITGLSVGEKIGAGKAGVIKDVKNINQFKKGDVLVTEMTDPDWEPIMRMSSAIVTEKGGRTCHAAIISRELGIPCVVGTGNCTKVLKSGKMITVSCAEGEAGYVYEGALKFNVKKTNLKNLPELKTKIMLNVGNPEQAFDDSFIPNDGVGLAREEFIIMSYIKVHPLALLNYRSSRSTRSFLTKGQKSLDAKLKKEIDDLTKGYTDKAKFFVDKLAEGIGTIGAAFYPKDVIVRLSDFKTNEYANLVGGSAYEPKEENPMIGWRGASRYYDDKYKAAFALECKALKKVRDEFGLNNVKIMIPFCRTPEEGKKVIAEMGKNGLKQHENGLEIYVMCEIPSNVILADKFSEIFDGFSIGSNDLTQLTLGIDRDSGIVTHIANEKNEAVKRMICAVIKVAKQYKRKIGICGQAPSDFPDFAEFLIEQGIDSISLNPDSVIKTRMMLGEMQKTRNGALVKKVCS, encoded by the coding sequence ATGATTCAAAAGAAAAATAAGGAAATTAAACAGGATAAACTGATTCTTTGGTTCAGCGAAATACGAAATACCGACGTCGCTGTTGTTGGCGGAAAAAACGCTTCTCTTGGTGAAATGTACTCAAACCTGACAAAAAAAGGCGTTAATATCCCTAACGGATTTGCAGTTACTGCTCAGGCTTACAAATTATTCCTTAAAGAAAGCGGCATCGAAAAAAGGATGCGCGAAATTCTCTCGGACCTTGATGTCGGAAATCTAAAAAATCTCCAAGCGCGCGGAAAAAAGGTGCGAAAAACAATACTTGCAGCAGAATTTCCGGCAGAACTGAAAAAAGAAATAGCTGCATCATACAAAACGCTCTGTAAAGAATACGGACCCAACACTGATGTTGCAGTGCGCTCATCAGCTACAGCAGAAGACCTTCCGGACGCAAGCTTTGCAGGCCAGCAGGAAACTTACCTCAATATCCATGGCGTGGATGCTCTTCTTATCGCAGCAAAAAAATGCTTCTCATCGCTTTTCACAGACCGCGCGATATCCTACCGCCATACAAAAAAATTCGGCCAGTTCGCAGTATATCTTTCAATAGGCGTGCAGAAAATGGTGCGCTCTGACCTTGCATGCTCGGGCGTAATGTTTACAATAGATACTGAAAGCGGATTCCGCGATGTGGCACTTGTCACAGGCTCATACGGCCTTGGAGAAAACATTGTGCAGGGGCGAGTGGATCCCGACCAGTTCTATGTGCACAAGCCAACGCTAAGACTTGGCAAAAAGCCGATAATTTCGCGCGTGATTGGAAGCAAGGATGTGCGCATGATATATTCAAACAACAAGTCAAAGCCCACAGTAAATGTAAAAACATCTTTGCAAGATGCCGGAAAATTCTGCATAACAAACTCGGAAGTCCTGAATCTTGCGAAATGGGGCTGTATAATCGAGGACCACTACAAAAAGCCTATGGATATAGAATGGGCAAAAGACGGAAGAACCGGGAAGATCTTCATTGTTCAGGCAAGGCCGGAAACAGTTCAATCACGGCGCGATGTAAATGTTCTTGAGAAGTATTCGCTCCTCCAGAAAGGAAAGATTCTTATCACCGGTTTAAGCGTAGGCGAAAAAATCGGCGCTGGAAAAGCAGGTGTGATTAAGGATGTCAAGAACATCAACCAGTTCAAAAAAGGCGATGTCCTTGTGACTGAAATGACAGACCCTGACTGGGAGCCAATAATGAGAATGTCTTCTGCAATTGTAACTGAAAAAGGCGGAAGGACATGCCATGCAGCAATAATTTCAAGAGAGCTTGGAATACCGTGCGTTGTCGGAACAGGCAACTGCACAAAAGTTCTTAAAAGCGGCAAAATGATAACAGTCTCATGCGCAGAAGGCGAAGCCGGGTATGTGTATGAAGGCGCGCTTAAATTCAATGTGAAGAAAACCAACTTGAAAAATCTGCCTGAGCTGAAAACAAAAATTATGCTAAATGTCGGAAATCCCGAGCAGGCATTTGACGATTCGTTCATCCCAAACGACGGAGTGGGGCTTGCGCGCGAAGAATTCATAATCATGTCGTACATAAAGGTGCATCCGCTTGCGCTTCTTAATTACAGATCATCTCGTTCCACTCGAAGCTTTTTGACCAAAGGTCAAAAATCCCTTGACGCAAAACTGAAAAAGGAAATAGATGACCTTACAAAAGGATATACTGACAAGGCGAAGTTCTTCGTGGATAAACTTGCAGAAGGCATTGGAACAATAGGTGCGGCATTCTATCCCAAAGACGTCATTGTTAGATTATCTGATTTCAAGACAAACGAATATGCAAATCTTGTCGGTGGCAGCGCGTATGAGCCAAAGGAAGAGAATCCGATGATAGGCTGGCGCGGCGCATCAAGATATTATGATGACAAGTACAAGGCTGCGTTTGCGCTTGAATGCAAGGCGCTGAAGAAGGTGCGCGATGAATTCGGGCTGAATAATGTCAAAATAATGATTCCATTCTGCAGGACTCCTGAGGAAGGTAAAAAAGTCATTGCGGAAATGGGAAAAAACGGCCTTAAGCAGCATGAAAACGGGCTTGAAATATATGTCATGTGCGAAATACCGTCAAATGTTATACTTGCAGACAAGTTCTCTGAAATTTTTGACGGATTTTCTATCGGAAGCAATGATTTAACTCAGCTGACTTTAGGAATTGACCGCGATTCGGGAATTGTAACGCATATCGCAAACGAGAAAAACGAGGCTGTAAAAAGAATGATATGCGCGGTGATAAAAGTTGCCAAGCAATATAAAAGAAAAATCGGCATTTGCGGGCAGGCGCCAAGCGATTTTCCGGATTTCGCGGAATTCTTGATTGAACAGGGCATCGACTCAATATCACTGAATCCTGACAGCGTAATAAAGACGCGCATGATGCTTGGGGAAATGCAGAAGACACGGAATGGCGCGCTGGTTAAGAAGGTTTGCAGTTGA